One window from the genome of Vidua chalybeata isolate OUT-0048 chromosome 3, bVidCha1 merged haplotype, whole genome shotgun sequence encodes:
- the GNMT gene encoding glycine N-methyltransferase, whose protein sequence is MVDSVYRTRSLGVAAEGLPDQYADGRAARVWQLYIGDTRSRTAEYRSWLLALLRQHRCRSVLDVACGTGVDSIMLLEEGFQVTSVDASDKMLKYALKERWERRKEEPFDRWVIEEANWLTLEKDLEKPGDGFDAVICLGNSFAHLPDFKGDQSDHKLALRNIASMVRPGGVLVIDHRNYDHILATGCAPPGKNIYYKSDLTKDITTSVLLVNNKAHMVTLDYTVQVPPTEAGADPELSKFRLSYYPHRLEAFTALLKGAFQGKCQHSVLGDFQPYTPGQAHVPCYFIHVVKKTG, encoded by the exons ATGGTGGACAGCGTGTACCGGACGCGGTCGCTGGGAGTGGCGGCGGAGGGGCTGCCGGACCAGTACGCGGACGGGCGGGCGGCCCGCGTGTGGCAGCTGTACATCGGGGACACCCGGAGCCGCACGGCCGAGTACCGCAGCTGGCTCCTGGCGCTGCTCCGCcagcaccgctgccgctccgtTCTGGACGTGGCCTGCGGCACCGG ggtggACTCCATCATGCTGCTCGAGGAGGGCTTCCAGGTGACCAGCGTCGATGCCAGCGACAAGATGCTCAAGTACGCGCTGAAGGAGCGCTGGGAGCGGCGCAAGGAGGAGCCCTTCGACCGATGGG tcaTCGAGGAGGCCAACTGGCTCACGctggagaaggacctggagaAGCCAGGGGATGGGTTTGATGCAGTCATCTGCCTCGGGAACTCCTTTGCACACCTGCCTGATTTCAAAG GGGACCAGAGTGACCACAAGCTGGCCCTGAGGAACATTGCCAGCATGGTGCGGCCTGGGGGTGTCCTGGTCATTGACCACCGCAACTACGATCACATCCTGGCCACAGGCTGCGCACCACCCGGCAAGAACATTTACTACAAG AGCGACTTGACCAAGGACATCACCACCTCAGTGCTGCTGGTAAACAACAAGGCACACATGGTGACCCTGGACTACACGGTGCAGGTCCCCCCCACTGAGGCAGGGGCAGACCCAGAGCTGAG CAAGTTTCGGCTGTCCTACTACCCGCACCGGCTGGAGGccttcacagctctgctgaaaggTGCCTTCCAGGGAAAGTGCCAGCACAGCGTCCTGGGCGACTTCCAGCCCTACACACCGGGACAGGCCCACGTGCCCTGCTACTTCATCCATGTCGTGAAGAAGACAGGCTGA